The Pseudomonas asiatica genome has a segment encoding these proteins:
- the pgm gene encoding phosphoglucomutase (alpha-D-glucose-1,6-bisphosphate-dependent), with amino-acid sequence MTLSPLAGKPAPASVLVDIPRLLTAYYTGRPDAAVAAQRVAFGTSGHRGTSLELSFNEYHVLAITQAICLYRQEKGIDGPLFIGADTHALSAPATASALEVLAANGVQVMLSKDDEYTPTPAVSHAILCHNRGRQQGLADGIVITPSHNPPQSGGFKYNPPNGGPADSDVTKWIEAKANELLAADLAGVKRMDHAQALQASTTQRHDYVSNYVADLENVIDFDVIRGAKLRLGVDPLGGAGVRYWSAIAEHYQLDLEVVNTEVDPTFRFMTVDWDGQIRMDPSSPYAMQGLIGLRERFDVAFACDPDHDRHGIVTPDGLLQPNNYLAVAIDYLYRHRPQWRSDASVGKTVVSSGLIDRVTQRLGRELYEVPVGFKFFAQGLFDGTLGFGGEESAGASFLRRDGSVWATDKDGLIPALLAAEMTARTGRNPSQAYADLTEALGKPFATRVEAKADARQKALLSKLAPEQVKSTELAGEPIVQILSHAPGNGQAIGGLKVMTANGWFAARPSGTEDIYKIYAESFIDEAHLQRLVQEAQVLVDAAIA; translated from the coding sequence ATGACGCTCAGTCCTTTGGCAGGCAAGCCGGCTCCGGCCAGCGTGCTGGTCGATATTCCCCGACTGCTCACCGCCTACTACACCGGCCGCCCCGACGCTGCCGTGGCGGCCCAGCGGGTGGCCTTCGGCACCTCGGGGCACCGGGGCACTTCGCTTGAATTGAGTTTCAACGAGTACCACGTCCTGGCCATTACCCAGGCCATCTGCCTGTATCGCCAGGAGAAGGGCATCGATGGCCCGCTGTTCATCGGCGCCGACACCCACGCACTGTCGGCACCGGCTACCGCCAGCGCCCTGGAAGTGCTGGCGGCCAATGGCGTGCAGGTAATGCTGTCCAAGGACGACGAATACACGCCGACGCCGGCTGTTTCCCATGCCATCCTCTGCCATAACCGTGGCCGCCAGCAGGGCCTGGCCGACGGCATCGTCATCACCCCGTCGCACAACCCGCCGCAGAGTGGTGGCTTCAAATACAACCCGCCCAATGGCGGCCCGGCCGACAGCGACGTGACCAAGTGGATCGAGGCCAAGGCCAACGAACTGCTGGCCGCTGACCTGGCGGGCGTCAAGCGCATGGACCATGCCCAGGCGCTGCAGGCCTCCACCACCCAGCGCCACGACTACGTGAGCAACTACGTGGCCGACCTGGAAAACGTCATCGACTTCGACGTCATCCGCGGCGCCAAGCTGCGCCTGGGCGTCGACCCGCTGGGCGGGGCAGGGGTGCGCTACTGGTCGGCGATTGCCGAGCATTACCAGTTGGACCTGGAAGTGGTGAACACCGAGGTCGACCCGACCTTCCGCTTCATGACCGTCGACTGGGACGGCCAGATCCGCATGGACCCGTCCTCGCCCTATGCCATGCAGGGCCTGATCGGCCTGCGCGAACGTTTCGACGTGGCCTTCGCCTGCGACCCGGACCACGACCGCCATGGCATCGTCACCCCCGATGGCCTGCTGCAGCCGAACAACTACCTGGCCGTGGCCATCGACTACCTGTACCGCCACCGCCCGCAATGGCGCAGCGATGCCTCCGTCGGCAAGACCGTGGTCTCCAGCGGCCTGATCGACCGCGTCACCCAGCGCCTGGGCCGTGAGCTGTACGAAGTGCCGGTGGGCTTCAAGTTCTTCGCCCAGGGCCTGTTCGACGGCACGTTGGGCTTTGGTGGCGAGGAAAGCGCGGGGGCTTCGTTCCTGCGCCGCGATGGCTCGGTCTGGGCCACCGACAAGGACGGGCTGATCCCGGCCTTGCTGGCTGCCGAGATGACTGCCCGCACCGGGCGCAACCCGAGCCAGGCCTACGCCGACCTGACCGAGGCGCTGGGCAAGCCGTTTGCCACCCGTGTCGAAGCCAAGGCCGATGCCCGGCAAAAGGCTTTGCTGAGCAAGCTGGCGCCGGAGCAGGTGAAGTCGACCGAGCTGGCGGGTGAGCCGATCGTGCAGATCCTCAGCCATGCACCGGGCAACGGCCAGGCGATCGGTGGGCTGAAGGTGATGACCGCCAATGGCTGGTTCGCCGCACGCCCTTCGGGCACCGAGGACATCTACAAGATCTACGCCGAAAGCTTCATCGACGAGGCGCACCTGCAGCGCCTGGTGCAGGAAGCGCAGGTGCTGGTGGATGCGGCGATTGCCTGA
- a CDS encoding efflux transporter outer membrane subunit, protein MTFAQTTLHRALQTLTRGRGSRLLGAGLCVALLSACTLSPDYHRPELSSTAQFKHAEGWTQATPSDAIARGAWWEIYGDAGLNALVEELNRSNQTVAQSEAQYRQAQALVRSSRAALFPSLDLSVGKNRSAQGTGSSSSSLSNNSSGIRNTYNAQLGVSWEIDLWGKLRETLNANEASAEASLADLASIRLSQQSELVQNYLQLRVIDEQKRLLEATVAAYERSLRMNENQYRAGVAGPDAVAQARTQLKSTQADLIDLIWQRAQFENAIAVLLGKAPADFALADSKAIPALPQIPVALPSQLLERRPDIAAAERNVMAANANIGVSRAAYFPDLSLSMSGGYSSSSFSNWIELPNRYWSVGPQLALTLFDAGKRSAEVDRTVAVYDQTVAQYRQTVLDGFKEVENLLVQLKVYGDEAVVRQEALDAARESLRLTENQYRAGLIGYLDVVNVQTTALSNERSVLNLLQGRLVASVQLVAALGGGWDAEQAFAEQD, encoded by the coding sequence ATGACTTTTGCCCAGACCACACTTCACCGCGCCCTGCAGACGCTGACCCGTGGGCGAGGTTCGCGCCTGCTCGGCGCCGGGTTATGCGTCGCCTTGCTCAGCGCCTGCACCCTGAGCCCGGACTACCACCGCCCGGAGCTGAGCAGCACGGCGCAGTTCAAGCATGCCGAAGGCTGGACCCAGGCCACGCCGTCCGATGCCATCGCCCGCGGCGCCTGGTGGGAAATCTACGGCGATGCCGGGCTCAATGCGCTGGTCGAAGAGCTCAACCGCAGCAACCAGACCGTGGCGCAATCGGAGGCCCAGTACCGCCAGGCCCAGGCGCTGGTGCGCAGCAGCCGGGCGGCATTGTTCCCTAGCCTGGACCTGAGCGTCGGCAAGAACCGTTCGGCCCAGGGCACCGGTAGCTCCAGCTCGAGCTTGTCCAACAACAGCAGCGGCATTCGCAACACCTACAACGCCCAGCTCGGCGTCAGCTGGGAAATCGACCTGTGGGGCAAACTGCGCGAAACCCTCAATGCCAACGAAGCCAGTGCCGAAGCCAGCCTGGCCGACCTGGCCTCGATCCGCCTCAGCCAGCAGTCGGAACTGGTGCAGAACTACCTGCAGTTGCGGGTGATCGACGAGCAGAAGCGCCTGTTGGAAGCCACCGTGGCAGCTTATGAGCGTTCCCTGCGGATGAACGAAAACCAGTACCGCGCCGGCGTCGCCGGCCCGGATGCGGTGGCCCAGGCGCGTACCCAGCTAAAGAGCACCCAGGCCGACCTGATCGACCTGATCTGGCAGCGCGCGCAGTTCGAGAACGCCATTGCCGTGTTGCTGGGCAAGGCCCCGGCGGACTTCGCCCTGGCCGACAGCAAGGCCATTCCGGCGCTGCCGCAAATTCCGGTGGCCTTGCCTTCGCAGTTGCTGGAGCGACGTCCGGACATCGCTGCAGCCGAGCGCAACGTGATGGCTGCCAACGCCAACATCGGCGTGTCGCGGGCGGCGTATTTCCCGGACCTGAGCCTGAGCATGAGTGGTGGTTACTCCAGCAGCAGCTTCAGCAACTGGATCGAACTGCCCAACCGCTACTGGTCCGTAGGCCCGCAGCTGGCGCTGACCTTGTTCGACGCCGGCAAGCGCAGTGCCGAGGTGGACCGCACGGTGGCGGTATATGACCAGACCGTGGCGCAATACCGCCAGACCGTGCTCGACGGCTTCAAGGAAGTGGAAAACCTGCTGGTGCAGTTGAAGGTGTATGGCGATGAGGCGGTGGTGCGCCAGGAGGCACTGGATGCCGCTCGCGAGTCGCTGCGCCTGACCGAGAACCAGTACCGCGCCGGGCTGATCGGCTACCTGGATGTGGTCAACGTGCAGACCACGGCGCTGAGCAACGAGCGCAGTGTGTTGAACCTGCTGCAGGGGCGGCTGGTGGCAAGCGTGCAGCTGGTTGCCGCGCTGGGTGGTGGTTGGGATGCGGAACAGGCGTTTGCCGAGCAGGACTGA
- a CDS encoding RidA family protein codes for MPTHTRIRMFNTKVTYPNQTLDNDLCQAVRAGNTIYVRGQVGTDFEGNLVGLGDPRAQAEQAMKNVKQLLEEAGSDLSHIVKTTTYITDPRFREPVYKEVGKWLKGVFPISTGLVVAGLAQAEWLMEIDVIAVVPDSV; via the coding sequence ATGCCTACCCATACTCGCATCCGCATGTTCAACACCAAGGTCACCTACCCCAACCAGACCTTGGACAACGACCTGTGCCAGGCGGTACGCGCCGGCAACACCATCTACGTGCGCGGCCAGGTCGGCACCGACTTCGAAGGCAACCTGGTGGGCCTGGGTGACCCACGGGCGCAGGCCGAGCAGGCGATGAAGAACGTCAAGCAACTGCTCGAAGAAGCCGGCTCGGACCTGTCGCACATCGTCAAGACCACCACCTACATCACCGACCCGCGCTTCCGCGAGCCGGTGTACAAGGAGGTAGGCAAGTGGCTCAAGGGCGTGTTCCCGATTTCTACCGGGCTGGTGGTGGCTGGGTTGGCCCAGGCCGAGTGGCTGATGGAGATCGATGTGATCGCCGTGGTGCCTGATTCGGTCTGA
- a CDS encoding flavin-containing monooxygenase, which yields MTLNNLEIDTLVVGAGQAGVAMSEHLSKLGVPHLVLERKRIAEAWRTGRWDSLVANGPVWHDRFPGLEFNLDADAFAGKDQVADYFEQYVRKYNLPVRTGIEVKKVLRNSDRPGFTIETNEGVIRANRVVAATGPFQKPVIPAIAPKDSNLHQIHSAAYYNPEQLPEGAVLVVGAGSSGVQIAEELMRAGRQVYLSVGAHDRPPRAYRNRDFCWWLGVLGEWDAEIAKPGREHVTIAVSGARGGHTVDFRALAHQGMTLVGLTQSFENGVARFQDNLVENINRGDENYLALLDAADAYIERNGLDLPEEPEARKRLADPECMRNPLQQLELAKAGVTSIIWATGYGVDFSWLQVDTFDANGKPQHQRGVAREPGVYFLGLPWLSRRGSSFIWGVWHDAKHVAGHIATQRTYTAYRDREQRAADEQQQPKISNVSTLGAH from the coding sequence ATGACACTGAACAACCTCGAAATCGACACCCTCGTCGTCGGCGCCGGCCAGGCCGGCGTGGCCATGAGCGAACACCTGAGCAAGCTTGGCGTGCCGCACCTGGTGCTGGAGCGCAAGCGTATCGCCGAGGCCTGGCGCACCGGCCGCTGGGACTCGCTGGTGGCCAACGGCCCGGTCTGGCACGACCGCTTCCCGGGGCTGGAATTCAACCTCGACGCCGACGCCTTCGCCGGCAAGGACCAGGTGGCCGACTACTTCGAGCAGTACGTACGCAAGTACAACCTGCCCGTACGCACCGGCATCGAAGTGAAGAAAGTGCTGCGCAACAGCGACCGCCCCGGTTTTACCATCGAAACCAATGAAGGCGTGATTCGCGCCAACCGCGTGGTCGCCGCCACCGGCCCGTTCCAGAAACCGGTGATCCCGGCCATCGCGCCGAAAGACAGCAACCTGCACCAGATCCACTCCGCTGCCTATTACAACCCCGAGCAGTTGCCAGAAGGCGCTGTGCTGGTGGTCGGCGCCGGTTCCTCGGGCGTGCAGATCGCCGAAGAACTGATGCGTGCCGGGCGCCAGGTGTACCTCTCGGTCGGTGCCCACGATCGCCCGCCACGCGCTTACCGCAACCGCGACTTCTGCTGGTGGCTGGGCGTGCTGGGTGAGTGGGATGCGGAAATCGCCAAGCCTGGCCGCGAGCACGTGACCATTGCCGTCAGTGGCGCCCGTGGCGGCCACACCGTGGACTTCCGCGCCCTCGCCCACCAGGGCATGACCCTGGTCGGCCTGACCCAGTCGTTCGAGAACGGCGTGGCGCGCTTCCAGGACAACCTGGTCGAGAACATCAACCGCGGCGACGAAAACTACCTGGCCCTGCTGGATGCCGCCGATGCCTACATCGAACGCAACGGCCTGGACCTGCCGGAAGAGCCCGAAGCCCGCAAACGCCTGGCCGACCCGGAGTGCATGCGCAACCCGCTGCAGCAACTGGAGCTGGCCAAGGCCGGCGTTACCAGCATCATCTGGGCCACCGGTTACGGTGTCGACTTCAGCTGGCTGCAGGTAGACACCTTCGACGCCAACGGCAAGCCCCAGCACCAACGCGGCGTGGCCCGCGAGCCGGGTGTGTACTTCCTTGGCCTGCCCTGGCTGTCGCGCCGTGGCTCGTCGTTCATCTGGGGCGTGTGGCACGACGCCAAGCACGTCGCCGGCCACATCGCCACGCAACGCACCTATACCGCCTACCGCGACCGCGAACAACGCGCAGCGGACGAGCAGCAACAACCCAAGATCAGCAACGTCAGCACCCTCGGAGCCCACTGA
- the argE gene encoding acetylornithine deacetylase, with the protein MSEFASRALLARLIGFATVSRDSNLELISFIRDYLAELGVESELFHNPEGTKANLFATIGPRDGGGVVLSGHTDVVPVDGQAWTVEPFALSERDGRLYGRGTADMKGFIASVLAAVPAFLAQPLRMPVHLAFSYDEEVGCLGVRSMLAALEQRPHKPRLCLIGEPTELKPVLGHKGKLAMRCQVHGAACHSAYAPYGVNAIEYAAKLIGKLGDIGDALALPEHHDERFDPPFSTVQTGVIKGGRALNIVPAECEFDFEVRALPGFEAQAVADQLQTYAEAELLPRMRKVNAASAIRLQPLSAYPGLATSADSEAAGLVALLSGSDEFGTVAFGTEGGLFDQAGIPTVVCGPGSMDQGHKPDEFVSVEQLRGCDAMLLRLVDYLRQG; encoded by the coding sequence ATGAGTGAATTTGCCAGCCGCGCGCTGCTGGCCAGGCTGATCGGCTTTGCCACGGTCAGCCGGGATTCCAACCTCGAACTGATCAGCTTCATCCGCGACTACCTGGCCGAGCTGGGGGTGGAAAGCGAACTGTTCCATAACCCGGAAGGCACCAAGGCCAACCTGTTCGCCACCATCGGCCCCCGGGACGGTGGCGGCGTGGTGCTGTCCGGGCATACCGATGTGGTACCGGTGGACGGCCAGGCCTGGACAGTCGAGCCGTTTGCCCTGAGTGAGCGCGACGGGCGGCTGTATGGCCGTGGCACGGCCGACATGAAGGGTTTCATCGCTTCGGTGCTGGCGGCTGTACCGGCGTTTCTCGCCCAGCCGTTGCGCATGCCGGTGCACCTGGCGTTCTCCTACGACGAGGAAGTCGGCTGCCTGGGGGTGCGCTCGATGCTGGCCGCGCTGGAGCAGCGCCCGCACAAGCCACGGCTTTGCCTGATTGGCGAACCCACCGAACTCAAGCCGGTGCTGGGGCACAAGGGCAAGCTGGCGATGCGTTGCCAGGTGCATGGCGCGGCCTGCCACTCGGCGTACGCGCCGTATGGGGTGAATGCCATCGAGTATGCGGCGAAGCTGATCGGCAAGCTGGGTGATATCGGTGATGCCCTGGCGTTGCCGGAGCATCACGACGAGCGCTTCGACCCACCGTTCTCCACTGTGCAGACTGGTGTGATCAAAGGGGGCAGGGCGCTGAACATCGTGCCGGCGGAATGCGAATTCGATTTCGAAGTGCGGGCCTTGCCGGGGTTCGAGGCGCAGGCAGTGGCCGACCAGTTGCAAACCTATGCCGAGGCCGAATTGCTGCCGCGCATGCGCAAGGTCAATGCCGCCAGCGCCATTCGCCTGCAGCCGTTGAGTGCGTATCCGGGGCTGGCCACGTCAGCGGATAGCGAGGCGGCTGGCCTGGTGGCGTTGCTCAGTGGTTCGGATGAGTTCGGTACGGTGGCGTTTGGTACCGAAGGAGGGCTGTTCGACCAGGCGGGCATCCCGACTGTGGTGTGTGGGCCCGGGAGCATGGACCAGGGGCACAAGCCGGATGAGTTCGTCAGTGTCGAGCAGTTGCGGGGGTGTGATGCCATGTTGCTGAGGCTGGTGGATTACCTCAGGCAGGGTTGA
- a CDS encoding DUF1028 domain-containing protein yields MTFSIIGRCQETGQVGIAISSSSIAVGARCPWVRAGVGAVATQNITLPALGPQILDALEQGQLPPAAALDRVLSANGWSEYRQLTVIDSHGQVALFTGKEALGTHHAVAGEQCAAAGNLLASTQVIEAMVQAFEQAGGHLADRLLAAMHAAMAAGGEAGPVHSAALKIAGELTWPLVDLRVDWAEADPIGVLDGLWQAYRPQMQDYVTRALNPTAAPSYGVPGDE; encoded by the coding sequence ATGACTTTTTCCATCATCGGTCGTTGCCAGGAAACCGGCCAGGTCGGTATCGCCATCAGCTCTTCGAGCATCGCCGTGGGCGCCCGCTGCCCGTGGGTACGTGCCGGTGTGGGTGCGGTCGCCACCCAGAACATCACCTTGCCGGCACTGGGCCCGCAGATTCTCGATGCCCTGGAACAGGGCCAGTTGCCGCCCGCCGCTGCGCTGGACCGGGTGCTGAGCGCCAATGGCTGGAGCGAGTACCGCCAGCTCACGGTGATCGACAGCCATGGCCAGGTGGCGCTGTTCACTGGCAAGGAAGCCCTGGGCACACACCACGCCGTGGCCGGTGAGCAATGTGCGGCGGCAGGCAACCTGTTGGCCTCGACCCAGGTGATCGAGGCGATGGTGCAGGCCTTTGAACAAGCCGGCGGGCATCTGGCCGACCGCCTGCTGGCGGCCATGCACGCGGCGATGGCCGCAGGCGGCGAGGCGGGGCCTGTGCACTCGGCGGCGTTGAAGATTGCCGGCGAGCTGACCTGGCCGCTGGTGGACCTGCGCGTGGACTGGGCCGAGGCCGACCCGATCGGCGTGCTCGATGGCCTGTGGCAGGCGTATCGGCCGCAGATGCAGGACTACGTCACCCGCGCCCTCAACCCGACTGCCGCGCCAAGCTACGGGGTGCCGGGCGATGAGTGA
- a CDS encoding putative bifunctional diguanylate cyclase/phosphodiesterase, with product MLTGSYSSSLVLISLCVAILASYTALDLTGRIATAKGRAACLWMGGGALAMGIGVWSMHFIGMLAFSLPIDLGYDLALTAFSLLIAVLSSGFALWLVSQPSLPWQQLALGALIMGAGIACMHYTGMAALRMLPGIDYDPTLFGASLLIAVGASAAALWIAFRLRAHTPYVRQIRGLAAVVMGFAIVGMHYTGMAAANFPEGSFCGALAGGGLQGDGLVYLVLITTLAVLAVALLTSVLDARLEARTAELARSLTLANQELTQLALHDTLTDLPNRTLLADRIEQAIAKVAEQGGCFALMFIDLDGFKPVNDAFGHHVGDLLLKAVATRLRGHLHSQDTLARIGGDEFVLLVQLREPNDAMDVAVKQVNLVSRPFRVAEHDLQLTASLGIVLYPGNGQDQHELLRNADAAMYHAKSAGKNGYSFFDVSMNSNARQQLQLLQDLRQALEQRQFRLHYQPKFDAQNCQPIGAEALLRWEHPQQGLLLPDRFIGLAEKTGLIIPIGEWVLIEACRQMRQWLDQGHHGWRMAVNLSAIQFCHAGLVESVARALQQNSLPANCLTLEITETTAMHDADASLTVLQRLSDMGVDLSIDDFGTGYSSLMYLKRLPANELKIDRGFVRDLEQDSDDAAIVSAIVALGQALGLRIVAEGVETDRQQDFLTRLGCDSLQGYLLGQPVPAEQFMGKLQAMRQESTAAG from the coding sequence ATGCTGACCGGTAGCTACTCCTCTTCGCTGGTGTTGATTTCGCTGTGCGTGGCAATCCTGGCGTCCTATACCGCCCTTGACCTGACCGGCCGCATCGCCACGGCCAAAGGCCGGGCTGCCTGCCTGTGGATGGGGGGTGGCGCGCTGGCCATGGGCATCGGCGTGTGGTCGATGCACTTCATCGGCATGCTCGCCTTCAGCCTGCCCATCGATCTGGGCTACGACCTTGCCCTGACCGCGTTCTCGCTGCTGATTGCCGTGTTGTCCTCGGGCTTTGCCTTGTGGCTGGTCAGCCAGCCGAGCCTGCCGTGGCAGCAGCTGGCGCTTGGCGCGCTGATCATGGGCGCCGGCATCGCCTGCATGCACTACACCGGCATGGCCGCGCTGCGCATGCTGCCGGGCATCGACTATGACCCGACGCTGTTCGGGGCCTCGCTGCTGATTGCCGTGGGCGCCTCGGCAGCGGCGTTGTGGATCGCCTTCCGTCTGCGCGCGCACACCCCTTATGTGCGGCAGATTCGCGGCCTGGCGGCGGTGGTGATGGGCTTTGCCATCGTCGGCATGCACTACACCGGCATGGCCGCGGCGAATTTCCCTGAAGGCAGCTTCTGCGGTGCGCTGGCCGGGGGAGGCCTGCAAGGCGACGGCCTGGTCTACCTGGTGCTGATCACCACCCTGGCGGTACTGGCGGTGGCCTTGCTCACCTCGGTGCTGGACGCCCGCCTGGAGGCACGCACCGCCGAGCTGGCCCGTTCGCTGACCCTGGCCAACCAGGAACTGACCCAGCTGGCCCTGCACGACACCCTCACCGACCTGCCCAACCGTACTTTGCTGGCCGACCGCATCGAGCAGGCCATCGCCAAGGTAGCGGAGCAGGGCGGCTGCTTTGCCCTGATGTTCATCGACCTGGACGGTTTCAAGCCCGTCAACGATGCCTTCGGCCACCACGTCGGCGACTTGCTGCTCAAGGCGGTGGCGACACGCCTGCGCGGGCACCTGCACAGCCAGGACACGTTGGCGCGCATCGGCGGCGACGAATTCGTGCTGCTGGTGCAGCTGCGCGAGCCGAACGATGCCATGGATGTGGCGGTCAAGCAGGTCAACCTGGTATCACGGCCGTTCCGCGTGGCCGAGCATGACCTGCAGCTGACGGCGAGCCTGGGCATCGTCCTGTACCCGGGCAATGGCCAGGACCAGCACGAGCTGTTGCGCAATGCCGACGCCGCCATGTACCACGCCAAGAGCGCCGGCAAGAATGGCTACAGCTTCTTCGACGTGTCGATGAACAGCAACGCCCGCCAGCAATTGCAGCTACTGCAGGACCTGCGCCAGGCCCTGGAGCAGCGTCAGTTCCGCCTGCACTACCAGCCCAAGTTCGACGCTCAGAATTGCCAGCCGATCGGTGCCGAGGCCTTGCTGCGCTGGGAGCACCCGCAGCAGGGCCTGTTGCTGCCCGACCGTTTCATCGGCCTGGCGGAAAAGACCGGCCTGATCATTCCCATTGGCGAGTGGGTGCTCATCGAGGCCTGCCGGCAGATGCGCCAGTGGCTGGACCAGGGGCACCACGGCTGGCGCATGGCGGTGAACCTGTCTGCCATACAGTTCTGCCATGCCGGGCTGGTCGAGAGCGTGGCCCGGGCCCTGCAGCAGAACAGCCTGCCGGCCAACTGCCTGACCCTGGAAATTACCGAAACCACCGCCATGCACGACGCCGATGCCAGCCTGACGGTGCTGCAGCGGCTGTCCGACATGGGCGTGGACCTGTCCATCGATGACTTTGGCACCGGCTATTCCAGCCTGATGTACCTCAAGCGCCTGCCGGCCAACGAGCTGAAGATCGACCGCGGTTTCGTGCGCGACCTGGAGCAGGACAGCGACGATGCGGCGATCGTTTCGGCAATTGTGGCGCTGGGCCAGGCGCTGGGCCTGCGCATTGTCGCCGAAGGGGTGGAGACTGACAGGCAGCAGGACTTCCTGACCCGCCTGGGCTGCGATTCGCTGCAAGGCTACCTGCTGGGCCAGCCGGTGCCGGCCGAGCAGTTCATGGGCAAGTTGCAGGCCATGCGCCAGGAAAGTACCGCAGCGGGCTAG
- a CDS encoding DUF1652 domain-containing protein, which yields MNKMTFPNACQVMRWHFHPLGFEASMDAPRSMVARLFDRATGETLLAIAGIPCSAIMAAADVERIIEAVEAEMDTFMPAFTLRDAV from the coding sequence ATGAACAAGATGACGTTCCCCAACGCCTGCCAGGTGATGCGCTGGCATTTCCACCCGCTGGGCTTCGAAGCCAGCATGGATGCGCCGCGCAGCATGGTCGCGCGGCTGTTCGACCGCGCCACCGGCGAAACCCTGCTGGCGATTGCCGGCATCCCCTGCTCGGCGATCATGGCCGCCGCCGATGTAGAGCGCATCATCGAGGCCGTCGAGGCGGAGATGGATACCTTCATGCCCGCCTTCACCCTGCGCGACGCGGTCTAG
- a CDS encoding DUF1345 domain-containing protein, translating into MAFHRLTHTHPRLSIATVVGLLGAWLIPAGDSVQHILAGWNLGVWLYLLLVLYLSWSANAEKVRKIARVEDENAGLVLLTVCIAAIASLAAVTLQLVSSRGLQGTALALHYLYTGLTVAGSWLLIGCIFSLHYARLFYTGQNHEPPLRFTDGERNPDYWDFHYFSFTISMAVQTSDVGVAGRDLRRVVLAHSLVGFVFNTAILGFTINIAAGLLG; encoded by the coding sequence ATGGCTTTCCACCGCCTGACCCACACCCACCCGCGCCTGAGCATCGCCACTGTGGTCGGCCTGCTCGGCGCCTGGCTGATCCCTGCCGGCGACAGCGTTCAGCACATCCTCGCCGGCTGGAACCTTGGCGTGTGGCTATACCTGCTGCTGGTGCTCTACCTGAGCTGGAGCGCCAATGCGGAAAAGGTACGCAAGATCGCCCGCGTCGAAGACGAAAACGCCGGCCTGGTCCTGCTTACCGTGTGCATCGCCGCCATCGCCAGCCTCGCCGCCGTCACCTTGCAACTGGTATCCAGCCGTGGCCTGCAAGGCACGGCGCTGGCCCTGCACTACCTCTATACCGGCCTGACCGTGGCCGGCTCCTGGCTGCTGATCGGCTGCATTTTCAGCCTGCACTACGCGCGGCTGTTCTATACCGGACAAAACCACGAACCGCCGCTGCGCTTCACCGATGGCGAACGCAACCCCGATTACTGGGACTTTCACTACTTCTCGTTCACCATCAGCATGGCCGTGCAAACCTCCGATGTGGGCGTTGCCGGGCGGGACCTGCGGCGGGTGGTGCTGGCGCATTCACTGGTGGGGTTCGTTTTCAATACGGCGATCCTGGGGTTCACCATCAACATCGCTGCCGGGTTGCTCGGCTGA